DNA from Bordetella genomosp. 13:
AGCGCAAGAACGGGCCGCACCAGCCGCAGCCCAGCGACATCTGGCTGATGACCGAAAGCGTCGTGCCGGTGTGCAGTCCCACGCTGATCGAGCCGGGGATGCGAGACGACCCCTCGGTCTTCGCGCGCCATCGCTGGCTGGAGGAGAAACACGTCGCCAGCCCGGAGACCAGCTGGCGCACCTGGCACGAGCGCATGGGGCTGCCCGAAGCCGACTGGCAGCCGCCGCTGGTGCTCAGCGGCCTGAGCACCGTGGTCTCGGCCGCGGTGGCGGGCGTGGGCATCGCGCTGGGGCGCATGCCGCTGGTGGATGAAGAGATCGCGCGCGGCAGGCTGGTGCCTCTGGTGCCGCGGCTGCGTCTGCCCGGATCGTGGGGCTACGTGATCCGCATGCGGCCCAACCGGCCGCACGATGCCGCGCTGCCGGCGCTGGTCGAGTTCCTGTTGGACGAGGCGGCCGCGCCGGCGTGACGGAGCCGTGCCGCTGGCCCGCGGGGTCTTCACGCGTCAGCGCTTGTCGCGGTCTTCGGTGCTCCCGGCTCGCCTGGGCCGCCGTACGGCCCGCACCTTCCCGCTGCCGCCGCCGCCGCAATAGATGAGTTCCGCGCCGTCCGATTCGACGCCGGATATGGTCATGCCCTTTGGCATCTGCAGCGTCATCAGCACCGAGCCCGTTGCGGGATCGATGCGCAGCAGCTCGCTGGCATCGTCTTCCCAGGTGCCGTGCCACAGTTCGCCATCGACCCAGGTGATGCCGGTGACGTGGCGGTTCGACGGGATGGTGCGCAGGATGTTGCCCGTGGCAGGGTCGACCTGGTGGATGCGACGTGCGCGATACTGGCCCACCCATAACGAGCCCTCGGCCCATGCCATGCCCGAATTGAGGCCTTCCGGCGCCGGGATGTCCGCCAGCACGCGCCCGCTGTCCGGATCGAGCTTGTGGATGCGGTTGCCCACGATCTGGTAAAGATGCCGGCCATCGAAAGCCGTGCCGGCGTCGCCGGCCACGTCCAGTGCGTGCACCAGCTGGCCGCTGTGCGGATCCAGGGCGACCATCCTCTCGCCCGTGGCGTACCAGACCCGGCGGCCATCGTAAGAGACCCCATGTACAGTGGCCGCATCCGCGAAGGGGCCGTACTCGCGGATGACTTCGGCAGTGTGTGTGTCCATGGGCAAATGCTAGTCGGGTGTCAGCGGCACCGCGAGTAACAATGGCGTCGCGATTCGCGGCAGCGAGGCCGCGGTCCAGCGCCGCGCGCGGCCCCGGCCGAACGGCCGCGCGTGCCCGGCCGAGGCCAGCGCATCGAGCGCGCGCTGCACGGTGCGCTGGCTGATGCCCAACGCCAGGGCCAGCGCCGAGCTGGACCACGCTTCGCCGTCAGCCAGGCAGGCCTGCACGGCGGCATGCGGCTCGTCCACCGGTCGCTCGAGCACGGCCACCTCGCTGGCCCGGTGCGGCGCCAGCACGAAGCCGGCGGACGTCGCGCGGATGTCGGCCAGCGGGCGCAGGGCGGTGCGCAGGCGGCCGATCTCCACGCGCAGGCGGGCACGGTGCGACTC
Protein-coding regions in this window:
- a CDS encoding LysR substrate-binding domain-containing protein, producing MAYSSSRTPPLAALRAFEAVARLGSLSRAAAELSVTKSAVSHQLRSLEADLGVSLLRRGGTTRRAQPTEAGAELLVSVQQALTLLSAACGNIRAAGRQRFRLNVSVNPSLAALWLAPRIGRFIEAHPDIDVQVYLHPSQDPAWNEQDLDLAFLHQRKNGPHQPQPSDIWLMTESVVPVCSPTLIEPGMRDDPSVFARHRWLEEKHVASPETSWRTWHERMGLPEADWQPPLVLSGLSTVVSAAVAGVGIALGRMPLVDEEIARGRLVPLVPRLRLPGSWGYVIRMRPNRPHDAALPALVEFLLDEAAAPA
- a CDS encoding Vgb family protein, which produces MDTHTAEVIREYGPFADAATVHGVSYDGRRVWYATGERMVALDPHSGQLVHALDVAGDAGTAFDGRHLYQIVGNRIHKLDPDSGRVLADIPAPEGLNSGMAWAEGSLWVGQYRARRIHQVDPATGNILRTIPSNRHVTGITWVDGELWHGTWEDDASELLRIDPATGSVLMTLQMPKGMTISGVESDGAELIYCGGGGSGKVRAVRRPRRAGSTEDRDKR